A region from the Flavobacterium enshiense genome encodes:
- a CDS encoding 2TM domain-containing protein, with protein MEIDQHELYEYARLRLKQKKRLYFHFVLFFVGSIFMIVANKLLDVKPEINWYQWGIAFWGFIFTLHFIRVFITDSFMNKKWERAQIDKLIMKQKRKLEQIERDFNSKNNISQQ; from the coding sequence ATGGAAATCGACCAACACGAATTGTACGAATATGCCCGTTTACGCTTAAAACAAAAAAAGAGACTTTACTTTCACTTTGTTTTGTTTTTCGTGGGGAGCATTTTCATGATTGTCGCCAACAAATTACTCGATGTCAAACCCGAAATCAATTGGTATCAATGGGGTATAGCCTTTTGGGGATTTATTTTCACACTGCATTTCATAAGGGTATTTATAACCGACAGTTTCATGAACAAAAAATGGGAACGCGCCCAAATTGACAAATTAATCATGAAACAGAAACGAAAACTGGAACAAATCGAAAGAGATTTTAATTCAAAAAACAACATTTCACAACAATGA
- a CDS encoding DNA-3-methyladenine glycosylase family protein yields MKNAIAHLLKNEDKFQKIVALYGEPTFVQRPPGFETLCLLILEQQVSIDSAKATFNKIKHKLPDFLPETLLACSDEDFRACGVSRQKTAYLKALSQAVTDKTLDVESLSFKEPEEIRDELIKIKGIGHWTIDVYLMFCLQSPDIIPLGDIAVVNTIKELFDIHEKEAMATYAENWKPYRSAATFFLWHYYLKKRGRQQPY; encoded by the coding sequence ATGAAAAATGCAATAGCGCATCTTCTTAAAAACGAAGATAAGTTTCAGAAAATAGTTGCGTTATATGGCGAACCTACTTTTGTACAGCGCCCACCGGGTTTCGAAACGCTTTGCCTGCTGATTCTGGAACAACAGGTTTCCATAGACTCGGCCAAAGCGACATTCAATAAAATTAAACATAAGCTTCCTGATTTTTTACCTGAAACACTATTGGCTTGTTCAGATGAAGATTTTAGGGCTTGTGGGGTAAGCCGTCAAAAGACAGCCTATTTAAAAGCGCTTTCTCAAGCTGTTACCGACAAAACGCTGGATGTGGAAAGTTTGTCTTTTAAAGAACCCGAGGAAATCAGGGATGAACTGATAAAAATCAAAGGCATCGGTCATTGGACAATTGACGTGTATCTGATGTTTTGCCTGCAATCACCCGATATTATTCCGCTTGGCGATATTGCAGTTGTAAACACTATTAAGGAATTGTTTGACATTCACGAGAAAGAAGCTATGGCAACTTATGCTGAAAACTGGAAGCCGTACCGTTCCGCTGCTACTTTTTTTCTGTGGCATTACTACCTTAAGAAACGGGGAAGACAACAGCCTTATTAG
- a CDS encoding dihydrofolate reductase — MITIVAAAAENNALGKDNDLIWHLPDDFKRFKQITTGHHIIMGRKTFESFPKPLPNRTHVIITRQENYEAPEGCLVVGSLKEAINICPKEEDFFIIGGGEIYSQSIKIADKIELTRVFAAPEADAFFPEINQNEWKLIFEEFHPKDEKHAFDFSYQTYIRA, encoded by the coding sequence ATGATTACTATAGTTGCTGCAGCTGCAGAAAATAACGCATTAGGAAAAGATAACGATTTGATCTGGCACCTTCCCGACGACTTCAAACGATTCAAGCAAATCACTACCGGCCATCACATCATTATGGGAAGAAAAACGTTTGAAAGCTTTCCAAAGCCGTTACCCAATCGAACCCATGTAATTATTACAAGACAGGAAAACTATGAAGCTCCTGAAGGCTGCCTTGTGGTTGGTTCTTTAAAGGAAGCCATAAACATTTGTCCGAAAGAAGAAGATTTTTTCATCATAGGCGGAGGGGAAATCTACAGTCAATCAATAAAAATTGCCGATAAAATTGAACTTACCCGCGTTTTTGCTGCTCCGGAAGCCGATGCTTTTTTTCCGGAAATCAATCAAAACGAATGGAAATTGATATTTGAAGAATTCCATCCGAAAGACGAAAAACACGCTTTTGATTTTTCATACCAAACTTATATACGGGCATAA
- a CDS encoding DUF5686 and carboxypeptidase-like regulatory domain-containing protein, translated as MKKFLLVLSFFIFYISMSAQTKVGGVIYDENNQPMSYANVYFKGSTEGIVSDENGRFYLQSDKTYKILVASFVGYKAVEISLTKSVDLNMKITIKPDNQLQEVKIYTGKTSKKNNPAIDILRKIWERKRKNGLHMFDQYQYDKYEKVEFDLNSIDSAFKANKIFEGMEFIWDRIDTSKVTGKAFLPIFINETLSEVYADNVKGKKKEIVKANKNSGLGTGDGVNTFIKDLYAEYDIYNNYLKFFDKDFVSPLSRTGINVYNYVLSDSAFIDNKWCYNIIFYPRRKNELTFKGDFWVNDSTFAIKKINMEASKSANINWVKEIYIEQEFDVLNDSVFLLKRDHMMSDFSFSKKEKSKGVYGKRTTLVKNHKFNIPKDEKFYKEEVDAYDSEVYTKPDEYWEENRFESLSKNEKGIYGLLDTLNTIPKFKRFYSLATVLASGYIEMPKYKFDYGPVYSTFGYNDVEGLRLRVGGRTYFGPNDPWRLQGFAAYGLKDDQFKYGISGKWLVDKKNRLILSAGHRRDVEQIGVSLTTTNDVLGRSFASSSLFSTGTNNKLTSINLSMLSAEMEVVKNLTVEANLTYRTLKSASDQFSLDYFDENGTIQSQVKQSEIEFRVDYTPNRRTIGHGVERLLVDYNFTRFFVNYAHGFKGVLDSDFDYRKLQFYYRQPVLIGGFGRLFTTMELGKIFNEVPLGLMGVVPGNQSWFQIDNTFSNLQYYEFLVDRYASFHLEHHFNGRLFSRVPLLRKLNWREIVGVKGVVGTVSDENIAINASGLEYRAPENGYWEYHAGIGNIFKCFRLDFSWRGNYLNVPDANKFAVKGSFGFYF; from the coding sequence ATGAAGAAGTTTTTACTGGTTTTAAGTTTTTTTATTTTTTATATCAGCATGTCGGCACAGACCAAGGTGGGTGGAGTGATCTATGATGAAAACAACCAGCCGATGAGTTATGCCAATGTATATTTTAAGGGTTCGACCGAAGGAATCGTTTCGGATGAAAATGGGCGGTTCTATCTTCAATCCGATAAAACTTATAAGATACTGGTTGCGTCCTTTGTTGGATATAAGGCGGTAGAAATCTCCTTGACAAAATCGGTTGATCTTAACATGAAGATTACCATCAAACCGGATAATCAACTTCAGGAAGTTAAAATTTATACCGGAAAAACTTCAAAAAAGAACAATCCAGCCATTGATATTCTCCGAAAAATATGGGAACGTAAGAGGAAAAATGGATTGCACATGTTTGATCAGTATCAATACGATAAATACGAAAAAGTGGAATTTGACTTGAATTCCATCGATAGTGCTTTCAAGGCAAATAAGATTTTTGAAGGCATGGAGTTTATCTGGGACAGAATTGACACTTCGAAAGTCACAGGAAAGGCTTTCTTGCCAATATTTATTAACGAAACGCTTAGTGAAGTTTACGCTGATAATGTCAAAGGAAAAAAGAAAGAAATAGTCAAGGCTAATAAAAATTCGGGTTTAGGAACCGGAGACGGTGTGAATACCTTTATTAAAGATTTGTATGCCGAGTATGATATTTATAATAATTACCTGAAATTTTTTGATAAGGATTTCGTAAGTCCGCTTTCCCGAACCGGTATCAACGTGTATAATTATGTGTTGTCAGACAGTGCTTTTATAGACAACAAATGGTGCTACAATATTATTTTCTATCCGCGAAGAAAAAATGAATTGACGTTCAAAGGTGATTTTTGGGTAAATGATTCCACATTTGCCATTAAAAAAATCAACATGGAGGCAAGTAAAAGTGCCAATATCAACTGGGTGAAAGAGATTTATATTGAACAGGAATTCGATGTGCTCAACGATTCGGTATTTTTATTGAAAAGGGATCATATGATGTCGGATTTCAGTTTCTCCAAAAAGGAAAAATCAAAAGGAGTATATGGAAAACGAACCACTTTGGTGAAAAATCATAAGTTCAATATTCCTAAAGACGAGAAATTCTATAAGGAAGAAGTGGATGCTTATGACAGCGAAGTCTATACTAAACCTGATGAGTATTGGGAGGAAAATCGTTTTGAAAGCCTCAGCAAGAATGAAAAAGGGATTTATGGGCTTTTGGATACATTAAATACGATTCCGAAGTTCAAAAGGTTCTATAGCCTGGCCACTGTTCTTGCTAGTGGTTATATAGAGATGCCCAAATACAAGTTTGATTACGGACCGGTGTACTCCACTTTCGGATATAATGATGTTGAAGGGTTGCGTTTGCGTGTTGGAGGAAGAACGTATTTTGGTCCCAACGATCCTTGGCGCTTACAAGGGTTTGCCGCTTATGGTTTAAAGGACGATCAATTTAAATACGGGATTTCCGGAAAGTGGTTGGTTGACAAGAAAAACAGATTGATCCTATCGGCAGGGCACAGAAGGGATGTGGAGCAAATAGGGGTGAGTTTGACCACTACAAACGATGTGTTAGGGCGTAGTTTTGCATCCAGTTCCTTGTTTTCAACCGGAACCAATAATAAACTGACTTCAATTAACCTGTCAATGCTTTCTGCCGAAATGGAGGTCGTAAAAAATTTGACAGTTGAAGCAAATCTTACCTACCGAACCTTAAAATCGGCGTCCGATCAATTTAGTTTGGATTATTTTGATGAAAACGGCACTATTCAGAGTCAGGTAAAACAGTCTGAAATCGAATTTAGGGTGGATTATACTCCAAACCGAAGAACCATTGGGCATGGTGTCGAAAGATTGCTGGTAGATTACAATTTCACACGTTTTTTTGTCAATTACGCTCACGGTTTTAAAGGTGTTCTTGATAGTGATTTTGATTATAGAAAACTCCAGTTTTATTACAGACAGCCTGTTCTTATAGGAGGTTTTGGCCGTTTGTTCACTACCATGGAACTTGGGAAAATATTTAATGAAGTGCCTTTGGGCTTAATGGGAGTTGTTCCAGGTAACCAATCATGGTTTCAGATAGATAATACATTCAGTAATCTGCAGTATTATGAGTTCCTTGTTGATCGATATGCCTCGTTTCATTTAGAACACCATTTTAACGGAAGGCTTTTTTCAAGGGTACCGCTGCTGCGAAAATTAAACTGGAGGGAAATTGTCGGTGTCAAAGGGGTAGTTGGTACTGTTTCAGATGAAAATATAGCTATAAATGCTTCCGGATTGGAATACCGCGCTCCGGAAAACGGATATTGGGAATACCATGCAGGAATTGGGAATATTTTCAAGTGTTTCCGCTTGGATTTCAGTTGGAGAGGGAATTACTTAAATGTACCTGATGCTAATAAATTCGCCGTTAAAGGTTCATTTGGCTTCTATTTCTAA
- a CDS encoding thymidylate synthase has translation MKQYLDLVKHVLETGNQKGDRTGTGTKSVFGYQMRFDLSEGFPMVTTKKLHLKSIIHELLWFLKGETNIAYLKENGVRIWDEWADENGDLGPVYGHQWRNWDSEEIDQIQELIDTLKKNPNSRRMLVSAWNPSVLPDDKKSFSENVANGKAALPPCHAFFQFYVADGKLSCQLYQRSADIFLGVPFNIASYALFTMMVAQVCDLQPGEFIHTFGDAHIYNNHIEQLELQLSREPKPLPKMVLNPNVKNIFDFKFEDFTLVDYDAHPHIKGQVAI, from the coding sequence ATGAAACAATATTTAGATTTAGTTAAGCACGTTTTAGAAACCGGAAATCAAAAAGGGGACAGAACAGGGACCGGAACGAAAAGTGTTTTTGGTTACCAGATGCGTTTTGACTTAAGCGAAGGTTTCCCGATGGTAACCACCAAAAAACTGCACCTGAAATCTATTATTCATGAATTGCTTTGGTTTTTAAAAGGCGAAACCAATATTGCCTATTTAAAAGAAAACGGCGTACGTATTTGGGATGAATGGGCAGACGAAAACGGCGATTTGGGTCCAGTGTATGGTCACCAATGGCGCAACTGGGACAGTGAGGAAATCGACCAAATCCAGGAGCTTATCGACACCCTGAAAAAAAATCCGAACAGCAGGCGAATGCTGGTTTCCGCATGGAACCCTTCCGTTTTACCGGATGATAAAAAATCATTTTCCGAAAATGTGGCCAATGGCAAAGCAGCCTTACCTCCTTGCCATGCCTTTTTCCAATTCTACGTAGCCGATGGAAAATTATCCTGTCAGTTATACCAAAGAAGTGCCGATATTTTCCTAGGCGTTCCGTTCAATATTGCGTCTTATGCCCTATTCACTATGATGGTAGCTCAGGTTTGCGATTTACAACCAGGAGAATTCATTCACACCTTTGGCGATGCCCACATTTACAACAACCACATCGAACAGTTGGAATTACAGCTTTCCCGCGAACCGAAACCACTCCCAAAAATGGTCTTAAATCCAAATGTGAAAAATATCTTCGATTTTAAGTTTGAAGATTTTACTTTGGTAGATTACGATGCACATCCTCACATTAAAGGACAGGTCGCCATTTAA
- a CDS encoding electron transfer flavoprotein subunit alpha/FixB family protein — MSILIYAESAEGKFKKVAFELASYAKKVAEMMGTTVTAVTVNTGDVSELSKYGVDKVLKVSNDKLASFNAKAYADVIKQAAQKEGTKVVVLSSTTDSLYLAPLVAVGLNAGYASNVVALPESTSPFAVKRNAFSNKAFNITEITTDVKVLGIAKNSYGIKESTSSLTEEDFAPSLNDADFSVKIESVEKVTGKVTIADAEIVVSAGRGMKGPENWGMIEELASVLGAATACSKPVSDLGWRSHSEHVGQTGKPVAANLYIAVGISGAIQHIAGINSSKVKVAINTDPEAPFFKVADYGVVGDAFQVVPQLIEKLKAFKAAQH; from the coding sequence ATGTCAATTTTAATATACGCTGAATCAGCAGAAGGAAAATTTAAAAAAGTAGCTTTCGAATTGGCTTCTTATGCTAAGAAAGTTGCAGAAATGATGGGAACAACTGTTACGGCTGTGACTGTAAATACAGGTGATGTTTCTGAATTATCAAAATACGGAGTAGACAAAGTATTAAAAGTATCTAACGACAAATTGGCTTCTTTCAATGCAAAAGCTTACGCTGATGTTATCAAACAGGCTGCCCAGAAAGAAGGAACGAAAGTCGTGGTTTTATCTTCTACAACCGATTCTTTATACTTAGCTCCGCTTGTAGCAGTAGGTTTAAACGCTGGTTATGCTTCTAACGTAGTAGCATTACCGGAAAGCACTTCGCCTTTTGCAGTAAAAAGAAACGCATTTTCAAACAAAGCTTTCAACATCACTGAAATCACTACTGATGTTAAAGTATTGGGAATCGCTAAAAACTCATACGGAATCAAAGAATCGACTTCATCATTAACTGAAGAAGATTTTGCTCCATCATTAAACGATGCTGACTTCTCGGTAAAAATCGAATCAGTAGAAAAAGTAACAGGAAAAGTAACTATTGCTGATGCTGAAATCGTGGTTTCTGCAGGTCGTGGAATGAAAGGCCCAGAAAACTGGGGTATGATTGAAGAATTAGCTTCAGTTCTTGGAGCGGCAACAGCTTGTTCAAAACCAGTTTCTGATTTAGGCTGGAGATCTCACAGTGAACACGTTGGACAAACCGGAAAACCGGTAGCAGCTAACTTATACATTGCTGTAGGTATTTCAGGAGCTATCCAACATATTGCAGGAATCAACTCCTCTAAAGTAAAAGTAGCCATCAACACAGATCCGGAAGCTCCTTTCTTTAAAGTGGCTGATTACGGTGTAGTTGGAGATGCTTTCCAGGTAGTTCCTCAATTAATCGAAAAATTAAAAGCTTTCAAAGCGGCGCAACACTAA
- a CDS encoding electron transfer flavoprotein subunit beta/FixA family protein: protein MKILVCISHVPDTTSKINFINGDSEFDTNGVQFVINPNDEFGLTRAIWFKEQQGANVTVVNVGGTDAEATLRKALAIGADEAIRVNANPTDGFFVAKQLAEVVKNGGYDLVIAGKESLDYNGGMVPGMLAALTGNDFVNSCIGLDINGTTAKAVREIDGGKETISANLPLVIGGQKGLVEEKDLRIPNMRGIMTARTKALTILEPVGADNATKAVKFEKPAAKTAVKLVSPDNLDELINLLHNEAKVI from the coding sequence ATGAAAATATTAGTTTGCATCAGCCATGTACCTGATACTACTTCAAAAATTAACTTCATTAATGGAGATTCCGAATTTGATACTAACGGTGTTCAGTTTGTAATCAACCCTAATGACGAATTCGGTTTAACAAGAGCCATCTGGTTCAAAGAACAACAAGGTGCTAACGTAACCGTTGTGAACGTTGGAGGTACTGATGCAGAAGCTACTTTAAGAAAAGCATTAGCTATAGGAGCTGACGAAGCAATTCGTGTAAACGCTAATCCTACTGATGGTTTCTTCGTTGCAAAACAGCTTGCTGAAGTAGTAAAAAACGGAGGTTATGATTTAGTAATTGCCGGTAAAGAATCGTTGGATTATAACGGAGGAATGGTTCCGGGAATGCTAGCTGCCTTAACAGGAAACGATTTCGTAAACTCTTGTATCGGTTTAGACATCAACGGAACAACTGCTAAAGCTGTTAGAGAAATCGACGGTGGTAAAGAAACCATTTCAGCTAACTTACCATTGGTAATCGGTGGTCAGAAAGGTTTGGTAGAAGAAAAAGATTTGCGTATCCCGAACATGAGAGGTATCATGACCGCGAGAACAAAAGCATTAACTATTTTGGAACCGGTTGGAGCAGACAACGCTACCAAAGCAGTAAAATTCGAAAAACCAGCTGCAAAAACAGCAGTAAAATTGGTTAGCCCGGACAACCTAGACGAATTAATCAACTTATTACATAACGAAGCGAAAGTAATTTAA
- a CDS encoding bifunctional nuclease family protein: MSLVKLTIKGISYSQTQNGAYALILNEVDGERKLPIVIGAFEAQSIAIALEKEIRPPRPLTHDLFKNFADRFDIVVKQVIIHKLVDGVFFSSIICERDRIEEIIDARTSDAIALALRFNAPIFTYKNILDKAGIYLKINPPEESKSSEESDDPLENPETFGLVGEESVTGESYSQYSLAELYELLEGTVQNEDYEKAAKIRDEISKRES; the protein is encoded by the coding sequence ATGAGCTTAGTAAAACTAACTATAAAGGGGATTTCATACAGCCAGACTCAAAATGGCGCTTATGCACTAATTTTAAATGAGGTGGATGGTGAGAGAAAATTACCTATTGTTATCGGTGCGTTCGAAGCCCAGTCCATCGCTATCGCTTTGGAAAAAGAAATTCGTCCCCCAAGACCTTTAACTCACGATTTATTTAAAAACTTTGCTGATCGTTTTGATATTGTGGTTAAACAGGTTATCATTCACAAATTAGTTGACGGCGTTTTCTTCTCCAGCATCATCTGTGAAAGAGACCGTATTGAAGAGATCATCGATGCCAGAACATCGGACGCTATTGCCTTGGCCTTACGTTTCAACGCTCCTATTTTTACCTACAAAAACATTTTGGACAAAGCAGGAATCTATCTGAAAATAAATCCGCCAGAAGAAAGCAAATCATCCGAAGAAAGCGATGATCCGCTGGAGAACCCTGAAACCTTCGGATTGGTAGGAGAAGAATCCGTAACAGGCGAATCCTATTCCCAATATTCTTTAGCCGAACTTTACGAACTTCTTGAAGGAACAGTTCAGAATGAAGATTATGAAAAAGCTGCTAAAATACGTGACGAAATTTCGAAAAGGGAATCCTAA
- a CDS encoding inorganic diphosphatase, protein MTADKIKTFDVLIEIPRGSRNKYEYDFELKRMRFDRMLFSSMMYPADYGFIPETLALDGDPLDVLVLVNEPTFPGCVMEVKPIGVFHMADDKGPDEKIICVPVSDPIWNKLDDLSDMNPHLVKEIEHFFQVYKDLEHKKVDVEGWGDVNDAKRILKECVDRFNAVENKPEGLFSIK, encoded by the coding sequence ATGACAGCTGATAAAATTAAAACTTTCGATGTTTTAATCGAAATCCCAAGAGGGAGCAGAAACAAATACGAATACGATTTCGAATTGAAAAGAATGCGTTTCGACAGAATGTTATTCTCGTCTATGATGTATCCTGCAGATTACGGTTTTATTCCTGAAACATTAGCGTTAGACGGAGATCCGTTGGACGTATTGGTTTTGGTTAACGAACCAACTTTCCCTGGATGTGTTATGGAAGTGAAGCCGATTGGTGTTTTCCACATGGCAGATGATAAAGGACCGGATGAGAAAATTATCTGTGTGCCGGTATCGGATCCAATCTGGAACAAATTAGACGATTTGTCTGATATGAATCCTCACTTGGTAAAAGAAATCGAACATTTCTTCCAGGTATACAAAGATTTGGAACACAAGAAAGTTGATGTTGAAGGATGGGGAGATGTAAACGATGCTAAACGTATCTTGAAAGAGTGCGTTGACCGTTTCAATGCTGTGGAAAATAAACCGGAAGGATTATTCAGTATTAAATAA
- a CDS encoding pyruvate dehydrogenase complex E1 component subunit beta, which yields MRTIQFREAVCEAMSEEMRRDESVYLMGEEVAEYNGAYKASKGMLDEFGPKRVIDTPIAELGFAGIAVGSAMNGCRPIVEFMTFNFSLVGIDQIINNAAKMRQMSAGQFPMPMVFRGPTASAGQLGATHSQAFENWFANTPGLKVVVPSNVYDAKGLLKSAIRDNDPVIFMESEQMYGDKGEVPEGDYTIPLGVADVKREGTDVTIVSFGKIIKEAFIAADELAKEGISCEIVDLRTVRPMDYDCIINSVKKTNRLVVLEEAWPFASVASEITYMVQEKAFDYLDAPVQRITTADTPAPYSPTLLKEWLPNANDVVKAVRKVMYK from the coding sequence ATGAGAACGATACAATTTAGAGAAGCGGTTTGTGAGGCGATGAGCGAAGAGATGCGTCGTGACGAATCGGTATATTTAATGGGTGAAGAAGTAGCGGAATATAATGGTGCCTACAAAGCATCAAAAGGAATGCTGGATGAATTTGGACCAAAAAGGGTTATCGATACACCGATTGCCGAATTAGGTTTCGCAGGAATCGCAGTAGGTTCTGCAATGAATGGTTGCCGTCCGATTGTGGAATTTATGACTTTCAACTTCTCGTTGGTAGGTATTGACCAGATTATCAATAATGCAGCAAAAATGCGTCAGATGTCGGCCGGACAATTTCCAATGCCGATGGTATTCCGTGGACCTACAGCTTCGGCGGGTCAGTTAGGGGCTACGCACTCTCAGGCTTTCGAGAACTGGTTTGCCAATACCCCTGGCTTAAAAGTAGTAGTTCCTTCAAATGTATATGATGCTAAAGGATTGTTGAAATCGGCTATACGCGATAACGATCCGGTAATTTTCATGGAATCAGAGCAAATGTATGGTGATAAAGGAGAAGTGCCTGAAGGAGACTACACGATTCCTCTTGGTGTTGCCGATGTTAAAAGAGAAGGAACCGATGTAACGATTGTGTCCTTCGGAAAAATCATCAAAGAAGCTTTTATCGCTGCAGATGAATTGGCAAAAGAAGGTATCTCTTGTGAAATCGTCGATTTGAGAACGGTTCGTCCGATGGATTACGATTGTATCATCAACTCGGTGAAAAAAACAAACCGTTTGGTAGTGTTGGAAGAGGCTTGGCCGTTTGCGTCGGTAGCTTCTGAAATTACCTATATGGTTCAGGAAAAAGCTTTCGATTATTTGGACGCTCCAGTACAAAGAATTACAACAGCAGATACACCAGCTCCTTATTCACCAACTTTATTGAAAGAGTGGTTGCCTAATGCAAACGACGTGGTTAAGGCGGTTAGAAAAGTAATGTATAAATAG